The Marinobacter subterrani genome has a segment encoding these proteins:
- the pepP gene encoding Xaa-Pro aminopeptidase, giving the protein MTSMIPVKEFAERRRKLMERMAPDSIAIIPAAPERVRNRDVLHPFRQDSDFHYLSGFAEPEAVLALIPGREHGESVLFCKERNPEKELWDGFLVGPEGAIERYGLDDAFPISDIDDILPGMIEGRSRVYYPLGKDDHFDARVMDWVKMIRSKVRSGAHPPGEFVALEHLLHDLRLYKSANEIKIMAKAGEISAEAHCRAMRRARKGGFEYNLEAELIHTFMEHGARSTAYPSIVGGGANGCILHYIENSAPLKAGDLVLIDAGCEYQCYASDITRTFPVSGKFSAEQRALYEVVLAAQYQAIEAVSPENHWNRPHEAALKVLTQGLIDLGLLSGSLEDAIANEAYKPFFMHRTGHWLGLDVHDVGDYKVGDAWRQLEPGMVLTVEPGLYIAPDNTEVDEKWRGIGIRIEDDVVVTRDGCRVLSDAVPKTIADIEALMAD; this is encoded by the coding sequence ATGACCTCCATGATACCCGTGAAGGAATTTGCCGAGCGCCGTCGCAAGTTGATGGAACGGATGGCGCCGGACAGCATTGCCATCATTCCGGCAGCGCCCGAGCGTGTGCGCAACCGGGACGTGCTGCACCCTTTTCGCCAGGATAGCGATTTTCACTACCTGTCCGGCTTTGCTGAGCCGGAGGCGGTGCTGGCGCTGATTCCCGGGCGCGAGCACGGCGAGTCCGTGCTGTTCTGCAAGGAGCGGAATCCGGAAAAAGAATTGTGGGACGGCTTTCTGGTGGGCCCCGAGGGGGCGATTGAGCGTTATGGTCTGGACGATGCCTTCCCGATTTCCGACATCGATGACATTCTGCCGGGCATGATCGAGGGGCGCAGCCGGGTTTATTACCCGCTGGGCAAGGACGACCATTTCGATGCCCGGGTGATGGACTGGGTGAAGATGATTCGCAGCAAGGTTCGCAGTGGGGCCCACCCGCCCGGTGAGTTCGTGGCCCTGGAGCACCTGCTTCATGATCTGCGGCTTTACAAAAGCGCCAATGAAATCAAGATCATGGCCAAGGCCGGTGAAATCAGTGCCGAAGCCCATTGCCGGGCCATGAGGCGCGCCCGTAAAGGCGGCTTCGAATACAATCTGGAGGCCGAACTGATCCATACCTTCATGGAGCACGGGGCGCGGTCAACGGCTTATCCGTCGATTGTTGGTGGCGGCGCCAACGGCTGCATTCTGCATTACATCGAGAACAGCGCTCCGCTGAAGGCAGGCGACCTGGTGCTGATCGATGCCGGATGCGAGTATCAGTGCTACGCCTCCGACATCACCCGGACTTTTCCGGTCAGTGGCAAGTTCAGTGCCGAGCAGCGGGCCCTGTACGAAGTGGTTCTGGCGGCGCAGTATCAGGCCATTGAAGCGGTTTCGCCGGAAAACCACTGGAACCGGCCCCATGAGGCAGCGCTGAAGGTGCTGACCCAGGGCCTGATCGATCTGGGGCTGTTGTCCGGTTCCCTGGAGGATGCCATTGCCAATGAGGCCTACAAGCCCTTCTTCATGCACCGCACCGGCCACTGGCTGGGGCTGGACGTTCATGACGTGGGGGATTACAAGGTAGGCGATGCCTGGCGCCAGCTGGAGCCTGGCATGGTTCTGACCGTGGAGCCCGGGCTGTATATTGCACCGGATAACACCGAAGTCGATGAAAAGTGGCGTGGTATCGGTATCCGCATTGAAGACGATGTTGTGGTGACCAGAGACGGTTGCCGGGTTCTGAGCGATGCGGTTCCCAAAACCATTGCCGATATTGAAGCGCTGATGGCGGACTGA
- a CDS encoding UPF0149 family protein, producing the protein MSETDTSGAARAAEFERWANVFTAHKAFSHPSELHGALCGRLAAGSRIDEPDWLAMACEHMGLPESAAEDSDDLAPFMNKAYEQTLALLKSADMSFHPLLPDDDYAIEQRLEALVAWVRGFLEGMALSAGESLGQAPDEIRELIEDMVAISQLSSDEDADDESEQQLLEITEYIRLGALAVFTEFNAPEKPASEAPTLH; encoded by the coding sequence ATGTCAGAAACCGACACTTCCGGTGCCGCCCGGGCCGCTGAATTCGAGCGCTGGGCCAATGTCTTTACTGCCCACAAGGCGTTCAGCCACCCCTCCGAACTGCACGGAGCCCTGTGCGGTCGGCTGGCCGCGGGATCCCGCATTGACGAACCGGACTGGCTGGCAATGGCCTGTGAGCACATGGGCTTGCCGGAAAGCGCCGCCGAAGACTCGGACGATCTCGCCCCGTTCATGAATAAAGCGTACGAACAGACCCTGGCGCTCTTGAAATCGGCAGACATGAGTTTCCATCCTTTACTGCCCGACGACGATTATGCCATTGAGCAACGCCTTGAGGCCCTGGTTGCCTGGGTGCGGGGGTTCCTGGAAGGGATGGCCCTGTCTGCCGGCGAATCGTTGGGGCAGGCTCCGGACGAGATTCGCGAGCTGATCGAGGATATGGTGGCGATCAGCCAGCTTTCCAGCGATGAAGACGCGGATGACGAGAGCGAACAGCAACTGCTGGAGATTACCGAATATATTCGACTGGGAGCGCTGGCGGTGTTTACCGAATTCAATGCTCCGGAGAAGCCGGCGTCTGAAGCGCCGACCCTGCACTGA